The following are encoded in a window of Desulfopila inferna genomic DNA:
- the murG gene encoding undecaprenyldiphospho-muramoylpentapeptide beta-N-acetylglucosaminyltransferase: MTTADKPIKLMLTGGGTGGHLFPAIAAAQELCGRIPGSKVMFIGTRRKLDKTSLLEYGYEVKSILCFGLKGKNLLHLIKAVVALPLGFIQAVIHILAFRPDIVVGVGGYVTGPVVAAARICGKKTLIHEQNSVPGLANRKLGGLVDRICISLPQSAGYFPSEKTVITGNPVRKKLLELAAAPERKCDPAKKTLLVLGGSLGAHRLNELVSEALCHHGVSQPFQVIHQTGAADCQIIRQKYTENLIDARVEPFFADMSEIYAAADLLVSRAGATTLAELAVLGKPAILVPYPHAADNHQQRNAEYYVEGGGCRSFAEKDLSGRMLAQQINELLLDDDQRKIMAAHMKELAVPQAASNIVDVCLALISD; this comes from the coding sequence ATGACAACTGCCGACAAACCGATAAAGCTTATGCTGACCGGCGGCGGCACGGGGGGACACCTCTTTCCGGCTATTGCCGCAGCGCAGGAGTTGTGCGGTAGGATTCCCGGATCGAAAGTTATGTTCATAGGTACGCGGCGGAAACTGGATAAAACCAGCCTGCTCGAGTATGGCTATGAGGTGAAAAGTATACTCTGCTTCGGTCTTAAGGGGAAAAACCTTCTTCATCTTATCAAGGCCGTTGTCGCTCTGCCGCTTGGTTTCATCCAGGCGGTAATACACATTCTGGCGTTCCGGCCGGATATTGTGGTCGGTGTCGGCGGCTATGTTACCGGCCCGGTGGTAGCAGCAGCCAGGATCTGTGGCAAAAAGACGCTCATTCATGAACAGAATTCCGTCCCTGGTTTGGCCAACCGCAAACTGGGCGGTCTGGTTGACAGAATCTGCATTTCGCTGCCGCAGAGTGCCGGATATTTTCCCTCTGAAAAAACAGTGATCACCGGTAATCCTGTGCGGAAAAAGCTCCTGGAGCTGGCGGCGGCACCTGAGCGCAAGTGTGATCCGGCAAAGAAAACGTTGCTGGTGCTGGGCGGCAGTCTGGGAGCACATCGACTCAATGAACTGGTAAGTGAAGCTCTCTGCCACCATGGAGTCTCTCAGCCGTTCCAGGTAATTCATCAGACTGGAGCAGCGGATTGCCAAATTATCCGGCAAAAATATACGGAAAATTTAATCGATGCCAGGGTGGAGCCCTTCTTTGCTGATATGTCCGAGATTTATGCAGCAGCCGATCTTCTGGTTTCCCGGGCCGGGGCTACCACTCTGGCGGAGCTGGCCGTTTTGGGAAAGCCGGCGATCCTCGTTCCATATCCACATGCTGCCGATAATCATCAGCAGAGGAATGCGGAATACTATGTCGAGGGCGGTGGTTGCAGATCTTTTGCGGAAAAGGACCTTAGCGGCCGGATGCTGGCGCAGCAGATCAATGAGCTTCTCCTCGACGACGATCAACGAAAAATAATGGCGGCGCACATGAAAGAACTGGCAGTTCCGCAGGCAGCTTCAAATATTGTGGATGTCTGCCTTGCTTTAATCTCCGACTAG
- the murD gene encoding UDP-N-acetylmuramoyl-L-alanine--D-glutamate ligase — translation MMHNEMIQEGTPVVVLGFGITGRVALRYLSMLGARVYVSDARPEKKLSPQERALLQECGAEYEGGAHSLEFLRQGEFIFISPGIPVNLKVVVEAKKAGVNIVGELALAAPALQCPVVAVTGTNGKTTVTTLIGDLLRAAGKEVFVCGNIGRPLLECLMLEQQPDVAVVEVSSFQLENCGKFRPDVAVLLNITPDHIDWHGSFADYIAAKAKIFSQQRSTDTAILYTDDVICLELAEQLQERAPVLFGHSRDCHGYICESEVYVRRQNELEKYDLAGTVFDNPVGRVNCAAAILAAKSAGSDWHSIMDGLHSFKALPHRMEYVAVIDGVSYWNDSKATNTGAVISALKQAGQRIILIAGGRDKGEDYRLLRDSLRAKVVKLILIGEAAESIGRQLEDIVEVDYLPSLEEAVAKASRVARPGDTVLLSPACASFDMFESYEHRGRIFRESVAGLQLKRDAATLQTGREE, via the coding sequence ATGATGCATAATGAAATGATACAGGAAGGAACACCGGTTGTCGTCCTGGGGTTTGGCATCACCGGAAGAGTGGCGCTGCGCTATCTCTCTATGCTCGGGGCCAGGGTGTATGTCTCCGATGCCCGCCCGGAAAAAAAGCTGTCGCCGCAGGAGCGCGCCCTACTGCAGGAGTGCGGCGCAGAATATGAAGGCGGTGCCCATTCTCTGGAATTTTTGAGACAAGGCGAGTTCATTTTCATCAGCCCCGGTATTCCTGTTAATCTGAAGGTTGTGGTGGAGGCGAAAAAGGCCGGAGTGAATATAGTGGGGGAGCTTGCCCTAGCGGCACCCGCTCTGCAATGTCCGGTCGTCGCCGTCACTGGAACAAACGGCAAGACCACGGTGACCACCTTGATTGGTGATTTGCTGAGGGCCGCCGGTAAAGAGGTCTTTGTCTGCGGTAATATCGGCAGACCTCTGCTCGAGTGCCTGATGCTTGAACAACAGCCCGATGTTGCCGTTGTCGAGGTCTCCAGCTTCCAGCTGGAGAACTGTGGCAAATTCAGGCCGGATGTGGCTGTGCTCCTGAACATCACTCCCGATCATATCGACTGGCACGGCAGCTTTGCCGACTATATCGCTGCCAAGGCCAAAATCTTCAGCCAGCAGCGTTCGACTGATACAGCCATCCTCTATACCGACGATGTGATCTGCCTGGAGCTTGCTGAACAGCTGCAGGAAAGAGCCCCCGTTCTTTTCGGACACTCCAGGGACTGCCATGGTTATATCTGTGAATCTGAAGTTTATGTGCGTCGCCAGAACGAACTGGAGAAATATGATCTTGCCGGAACGGTTTTTGATAATCCGGTCGGCCGGGTCAATTGTGCAGCAGCGATTCTGGCGGCAAAATCTGCGGGAAGCGACTGGCACTCAATCATGGATGGCCTGCACTCCTTTAAAGCGCTGCCGCACCGTATGGAATATGTCGCTGTTATTGACGGAGTCAGCTATTGGAATGACTCCAAGGCGACGAATACCGGTGCGGTTATCAGCGCTCTGAAACAGGCAGGGCAAAGAATCATTCTTATTGCCGGCGGCCGTGACAAGGGAGAAGATTACCGATTGCTCCGTGATTCCCTGCGGGCCAAGGTGGTCAAGCTGATCCTCATAGGTGAGGCTGCCGAAAGCATCGGTAGGCAGCTTGAGGATATCGTCGAAGTTGATTACCTGCCTTCCCTGGAAGAGGCTGTGGCCAAAGCAAGTCGCGTGGCGCGTCCCGGAGATACCGTGCTGTTGTCGCCCGCCTGTGCCAGCTTCGATATGTTCGAGAGCTACGAGCATCGGGGCCGGATCTTCAGGGAGAGCGTGGCAGGACTGCAACTCAAGAGGGATGCGGCAACACTACAGACAGGACGCGAAGAATGA
- the mraY gene encoding phospho-N-acetylmuramoyl-pentapeptide-transferase translates to MLYHFLYPLHTSFIGFNVFRYITFRSIGGALTAFLILLIVGPIFIRAMQKFQIGQVVRRDGPESHLVKQGVPTMGGLLIIVAIVVSTLLWARLDNPLVWLSLFTIVFFGSIGAYDDYRKIAGRNSVGLSARGKLLLQMAGASVVGIFIYFNAGFDSHLSIPFFKDIYPDLGMFYIVFAILVIMGASNAVNLTDGLDGLAAGPTVISAAVYLLFSYLAGHVVLAEYLQIPYVAGSGEIAIFCGAIVGGCLGFLWFNAYPAQIFMGDVGSLALGGSLGAVAIIIKQEILLAIVGGIFVMEAMSVIMQVGYFKLTSGKRIFLMAPFHHHFEKKGWHEPKVVVRFWIVSIILGLFALATLKLR, encoded by the coding sequence ATGTTGTATCATTTTCTTTATCCTCTGCATACGTCGTTTATCGGCTTCAATGTTTTTAGATATATTACTTTTCGCTCCATCGGGGGCGCGTTGACGGCCTTCTTGATATTACTTATCGTTGGGCCTATTTTTATTCGGGCTATGCAGAAGTTTCAGATAGGCCAGGTTGTGCGCCGGGACGGCCCTGAAAGTCATCTGGTCAAACAGGGGGTTCCCACTATGGGGGGACTTCTGATAATAGTGGCCATCGTCGTTTCGACCCTGCTCTGGGCCAGACTTGATAATCCTCTGGTCTGGCTGTCGCTCTTCACCATCGTCTTTTTCGGTTCTATCGGAGCCTACGATGACTACCGCAAAATAGCGGGCAGGAACAGCGTCGGACTCAGCGCCAGGGGTAAGCTGTTGCTGCAGATGGCCGGCGCCTCGGTGGTTGGCATTTTTATTTACTTTAACGCTGGGTTTGACAGCCATCTGAGTATCCCCTTTTTCAAGGATATCTACCCGGATCTTGGTATGTTTTATATCGTATTCGCGATTCTGGTTATTATGGGCGCATCTAATGCAGTCAATCTCACCGACGGTCTTGACGGCTTGGCGGCAGGGCCAACGGTAATAAGTGCTGCCGTCTATCTGCTCTTTTCCTATCTCGCGGGTCATGTGGTACTGGCTGAATACCTGCAGATTCCCTACGTAGCGGGAAGCGGGGAAATTGCAATTTTTTGTGGTGCGATTGTCGGCGGCTGCCTGGGCTTTCTCTGGTTCAATGCCTATCCGGCCCAGATTTTTATGGGTGATGTTGGTTCTCTGGCCCTGGGCGGCTCTCTGGGGGCCGTGGCCATCATTATCAAACAGGAAATTTTGCTGGCGATTGTCGGCGGTATCTTCGTCATGGAGGCTATGTCGGTAATCATGCAGGTCGGATATTTTAAACTGACCAGCGGGAAGAGAATATTTTTGATGGCACCCTTCCACCACCATTTCGAGAAGAAGGGCTGGCACGAGCCGAAGGTGGTAGTGCGGTTTTGGATAGTCTCGATAATCTTAGGTCTTTTTGCCCTGGCAACACTGAAATTACGATGA
- a CDS encoding UDP-N-acetylmuramoyl-L-alanyl-D-glutamate--2,6-diaminopimelate ligase, whose protein sequence is MVEKAEKKILRQILEQVSCFHLQGPDPAEVYIDSVVTDSRMAAYGALFVALGGEKNDGHAFVASAISSGCCAVLVEKKKVDVNLFTAAPQVTVLEVEDSRKALGEIAAAFYDYPEKRLNFIGITGTNGKTTITYLLEKVLEDQGRQVGVIGTINYRYADRNGEKYEYPAPFTTPDPVILQKLLQQMAAAGVTTVLMEVSSHALAQQRLGSIQFDIAVFSNLSHDHLDYHLSMEEYFLAKTLLFYHYLKESGKAIITFKDSDDALDNKWSSALRLLVQERGIDFVTCGREKAGIVQPLKIDVEIDRTVLTLLAGGREFSLVSPLVGRFNADNLITTLAIAETMRLDLAEAVNSLHKATGAPGRLERITLKGEENSKAVTFVDYAHTPDALLNVLSTLKGLPHDRLLCVFGCGGDRDSAKRPEMGRIAARLANVAIVTDDNPRTEPAQRILEQILTGIHSENKPQKPVDWLLTAGQEDGFVVIPDRRLAIHNAVHSAAHHDVVVIAGKGHEKYQLTNTGKRYFDDALEVREAFLSWDMQSVAEALGVAAPGFQDNFYFSGICTDSRSIEKDQVFVALQGENFDGHDYLDRAVAQGAAALIVSDATRIGSNIELPVFIVEDTLAALGNLAGYRRRKMARLSAPLVVGITGSTGKTTVKGMTASIFERRWPDSTDQPCGRILKTPGNFNNLIGLPLSLLPLQLKHTAAVLEMGMNQPGEISRLTTIADPDISCIINVHGAHLLGLGSIEGVAGEKAELFRNTGADGLLIVNLDDEYVREAAEKCSRRKVSWSMIEPQSRNADISATAVCTREDGNVSFQLHLPGETRMVNLKVPGRHNVANSLAAAAIAYGAGINIEVIVQGLEAFSSTAGRLQVVRAAAGYSILNDTYNANPASMAAGLAALAGMSGGYKIAVLGDMLELGASSDAAHEKIGGIAAQSGLSALLVVGSCAERLAAGAASAGMDNEKIVVFSDKADIPGWIRNLEKKGVLSRDSWVLVKASRGMRLETVVEQLTA, encoded by the coding sequence ATGGTAGAGAAGGCAGAGAAAAAAATCCTCAGGCAGATACTGGAACAGGTTTCCTGCTTCCATCTTCAGGGACCAGACCCCGCTGAAGTCTATATCGATTCGGTGGTGACGGATTCCAGAATGGCGGCGTATGGAGCACTGTTTGTTGCCTTGGGTGGCGAAAAAAATGATGGCCACGCTTTTGTGGCTTCCGCTATCAGCAGTGGGTGTTGTGCCGTGCTGGTGGAGAAAAAAAAGGTGGATGTAAACCTTTTTACCGCAGCGCCGCAGGTCACGGTTCTTGAGGTTGAGGACAGCAGGAAGGCCCTGGGAGAAATTGCCGCTGCTTTTTACGACTATCCCGAGAAAAGGCTCAACTTTATCGGTATAACCGGAACCAACGGCAAGACCACAATCACTTATCTGCTGGAAAAGGTGCTTGAAGATCAGGGCAGGCAGGTTGGCGTGATCGGCACCATAAACTACAGATATGCAGACCGTAACGGTGAAAAATACGAATATCCCGCCCCCTTCACAACCCCGGATCCGGTAATTCTGCAGAAATTGCTGCAGCAGATGGCAGCCGCCGGTGTCACCACGGTTTTGATGGAAGTGAGTTCACATGCACTGGCACAGCAAAGGCTGGGCAGCATACAATTCGATATTGCAGTATTTTCCAATCTCTCCCACGATCATCTGGATTACCATCTTTCCATGGAGGAGTATTTTCTGGCGAAAACCCTTCTTTTTTACCATTATCTGAAAGAATCGGGGAAAGCCATTATCACCTTTAAGGACAGCGATGATGCTCTCGACAACAAATGGTCCTCCGCTCTTCGTCTGCTTGTGCAGGAACGAGGTATCGATTTCGTCACCTGCGGCAGGGAAAAAGCCGGCATCGTCCAACCTCTTAAGATAGATGTCGAGATCGACAGAACCGTACTCACCTTACTCGCCGGAGGTCGCGAGTTTTCGCTGGTATCGCCTCTGGTGGGGCGCTTTAATGCCGATAATCTCATAACTACACTTGCCATTGCCGAGACCATGAGGCTTGATCTGGCAGAGGCTGTTAATTCGCTGCACAAGGCGACAGGCGCTCCCGGTAGACTGGAACGTATTACCTTGAAAGGAGAAGAAAACTCGAAGGCGGTAACATTTGTCGACTACGCCCACACTCCCGATGCCCTTCTTAATGTGCTGAGTACCTTGAAGGGACTTCCCCATGATCGACTGTTGTGTGTGTTTGGCTGCGGCGGTGATAGAGATAGTGCCAAACGGCCCGAGATGGGCAGGATTGCAGCCCGATTAGCCAATGTCGCCATTGTCACCGATGACAATCCCCGAACGGAGCCGGCCCAACGCATCCTTGAGCAGATACTGACGGGGATTCACTCTGAAAATAAACCGCAGAAGCCTGTGGATTGGCTGCTGACGGCAGGGCAGGAAGACGGTTTCGTGGTCATCCCCGACAGGCGCTTGGCAATTCACAATGCGGTACACAGTGCAGCGCACCATGATGTTGTTGTCATTGCCGGCAAGGGACATGAGAAATATCAGTTGACCAATACGGGAAAACGCTATTTCGACGACGCCCTGGAAGTAAGAGAGGCCTTTCTGTCCTGGGACATGCAGAGTGTTGCCGAGGCCCTTGGTGTTGCTGCCCCCGGTTTTCAGGATAATTTTTATTTCAGCGGGATATGCACGGACAGCAGGAGCATTGAGAAGGATCAGGTTTTTGTGGCATTGCAGGGTGAGAATTTCGACGGACATGATTATCTTGACAGGGCTGTGGCGCAAGGAGCTGCTGCTCTGATCGTCTCGGATGCCACCCGTATCGGCAGCAATATAGAGCTGCCGGTTTTTATCGTGGAAGATACTCTCGCTGCACTTGGCAACCTTGCGGGGTACCGACGCAGGAAAATGGCCCGGCTTTCAGCTCCACTTGTTGTGGGAATCACCGGCAGCACCGGAAAAACCACAGTAAAGGGGATGACCGCCTCGATATTCGAGCGGCGATGGCCGGATAGCACGGACCAGCCATGCGGCAGGATTTTGAAAACTCCCGGGAATTTTAATAACCTCATCGGACTGCCTCTCTCTCTTCTTCCTCTGCAGTTGAAACACACAGCGGCGGTGCTGGAGATGGGCATGAATCAGCCTGGTGAAATTTCCAGGCTGACGACCATTGCCGATCCGGATATCAGTTGTATTATAAACGTTCATGGTGCCCATTTGCTGGGTCTTGGTTCAATCGAAGGAGTCGCCGGAGAAAAGGCGGAGCTTTTTCGGAACACCGGAGCGGACGGATTGCTCATCGTCAATCTTGATGATGAATATGTGCGCGAAGCCGCGGAAAAATGCAGCCGGCGAAAGGTTAGCTGGTCGATGATTGAACCGCAGTCAAGGAATGCGGATATTTCAGCCACTGCCGTATGTACCCGGGAAGACGGCAACGTTTCTTTTCAGCTGCATTTACCCGGTGAAACCCGCATGGTCAACCTGAAGGTGCCGGGCAGGCATAATGTGGCTAACAGCCTTGCTGCCGCTGCAATTGCTTATGGTGCCGGAATAAATATAGAGGTTATAGTGCAGGGACTGGAGGCCTTTTCATCAACCGCCGGAAGATTGCAGGTAGTCAGGGCTGCGGCTGGATATTCTATCCTGAATGATACCTATAACGCGAATCCTGCTTCGATGGCCGCCGGGCTGGCTGCGCTTGCCGGGATGAGCGGCGGCTACAAAATAGCGGTACTCGGCGATATGCTGGAACTTGGCGCATCAAGCGATGCCGCACACGAAAAAATCGGAGGAATTGCCGCTCAATCCGGCCTGTCCGCTCTTCTTGTAGTGGGGTCCTGTGCAGAGCGGCTGGCCGCTGGAGCTGCTTCTGCGGGAATGGACAATGAAAAAATAGTGGTTTTTAGCGATAAGGCGGATATTCCGGGCTGGATCAGGAATCTGGAAAAAAAGGGAGTGCTGTCCCGGGATTCCTGGGTGCTGGTGAAGGCCTCCAGAGGGATGCGGCTGGAAACGGTGGTGGAACAGCTGACCGCCTGA